One Methylobacterium sp. 77 DNA window includes the following coding sequences:
- a CDS encoding PilZ domain-containing protein: MSRLQAPLADNASGLLMDRAPRSSTNWIAVIRTKEGVEIPCNVKDVSKSGAKIGVPSSYQLPESFMLKVIGKDFVLQVSLVWRSGNFVGVKIDQVGKLAVRVEADLTQNEATQASHHLIGSRRSRVSKF; encoded by the coding sequence ATGTCTAGATTGCAGGCGCCACTTGCAGACAACGCTTCTGGCTTACTTATGGATCGGGCTCCGCGAAGTAGTACAAATTGGATTGCGGTGATCCGGACTAAAGAAGGCGTTGAAATCCCATGCAACGTCAAAGACGTCTCTAAGTCTGGGGCAAAAATTGGCGTTCCTTCGTCCTACCAACTGCCTGAAAGCTTCATGCTTAAGGTGATTGGAAAGGATTTTGTGCTGCAAGTTAGTTTAGTTTGGCGAAGCGGAAACTTCGTTGGAGTAAAGATTGATCAGGTTGGGAAGTTAGCGGTCCGCGTCGAAGCTGATTTAACGCAAAATGAGGCAACCCAGGCTTCGCACCACCTGATAGGAAGTCGGCGCAGCCGCGTCTCTAAGTTTTGA